TATGCATGTAAATATGtgatatacatcatatatatatatgttatttttgttttaagactTAAGAGACACACTCATATTCTGTACTTCAATTAATGTTATTCGGACCGAATAGCGAATAAGTACCcacagtttttttattagtattattattattattgtggagTGTCTGATAACATGTTGACAAAATCTCCCTTTTGACGTAGGTAAACCGTGTCAGTACACTTCATCAAACgatttatttacacatttgattaattaatcagAACGTCTTGTATACTCGAGTTTTCCGTTTTGCATAGTTATAATACTAGCTACAATATTACAACATCGTTGTTTTccgaatatttttctttatttttgtctGTAATCCGTTTTGTAGTTTTtcgaatacaaaaatgttaactaataacacgattaaaaacaaaataagcgGGACGGTAATATCAAGTAAATacttcaaataaatcaaagaCAAATATACTTAccgttttaaatcaatattttcgatataataataaatgatctataaaatagataacgGGATGTCGTCAGTCAAGTTGcgagagaaaaataattatgataaaaatcacTAAAGCGATGGTGAATTTctacagtaggtacctacataattacaatttaggtacagaaaaaaatactaactaaaaactaaataatcaaaaaactgAGGAAGTAGatctgctgtatagtaggtgTGAGAGGTACCTCATTAAtgattagaaattaatatgGTAAACTTGAACTAAATGGATTAATCATTGCCAACAAAAAATTACACTAAGTGCGAAGACGGTCTGTCGACCTATAtttccaaatatattttaatgtatgttaCTCTATCCCCTCGCCAACAACTTTTCACAAATGTTTTTGTGATTATTTAGCTTTAATTTGttgatcttaaaataaaatttgtttgacgTCAGTTTTGTggtttaatcataaaaatcgattttatcatatagttattagtaatttatttttcaattagtaATCCTCAAAGTTAAgaagttttataataggtatagcaataattttaatttaatttgatttttatagctGTGAATTTGAATAAGTCAAAACCAAAGTACTATAAACGCTGAAATAgcttaatacaaatttaaacatttcaaaaattccattattatatatttatttatttgtttttttatttaaactttgttatttacaattagTTTCAAcagattatatatttgtataaatagtaaataataataacgaaaaatgTCTAGTCCATGTGAATTTctgaattacaatataataactaaaattattattttttatttatgtgggtaaattaattattataaatttgaaatttcattgAAGTTTGAACTTTAACTCTATGAAAAGAATTAACGTTTGTTTGAGTTagatttttaagtttgtaCATGAACACTgtcttatgaattatgatttataattgattattaatttttcaaaccgTATAGCtattaagtttgaaaattttataaatattgtacttttttttgggATTTTGACGACTTTTGTCGTTTCATTTTGAATCTATATAAAGTGACTTAAACCACAGaactatacataaacataaaaacaaaatcaatcaaatatttgaaagaaatttaatttaaacacaatattaagtttaatataaactatccATTTACAATTATGGgaaatttgtgaaaaatattttatacaagtgCATATAATTAACAGATTTATCGTTTTATCTCTGAATACGTTTAGTTGCTTATAAGcatgtgtataattttcaagtactATCTATTTGAAAGACGTATTTGAATTACGTCGTTGATTTTTCGGGTAAATAtcttattgtatacctacgtaaatcgttttatgatttgaaaaatatatgaataagttCTGCATTACTATATGGACAGAGTTGCATGGTTGTATAAACGTATATAGCtgagtgtattatataaattataatatactgtttaacTTAAAGTGCTCATAAAAGCATAAACTCATAGATTTTCTTGAAACAAATATGGAATGagaaatgtaatatgtattattaatatcatcgtGATTTATGAAATGAATGCGCGTCTTTCAAAtgttaacaatattgtttgattttcGTCTTAGActttattaagtacctactattttttttctataacataaatgataacgtaacaatttacaattatagaaATCGAACAATCTGTCtgtatatttaatcttatattttattctatatatagttagtttaaaatttaaattttcatcgcacatattgttatagatactataattattctaatttggtttttacatgatctagtacattttttagaatgacaaaaatatattgtttagacctttagtataaattttagatgttggattaattaaaatgtgaatataataaatttaccaatTTGATTGATATGGTTtactaaataaacttataagttaGGTTACTATATTTGTCACTATAAAAGTCATGTAAGtcatgtatatactatattatacttgtatatagactatatataactattaattttgtgttcCACAACGTATTTAATGTGAATCATGACAAAATACTGTTTACAGAGTAGAGATAAATGCAacggttaaaaaaattacacgctgcattataatatgatctcATATACTCCTCGTCCCACCCATGGAACCGATTCAGAAAAGAAATCGAAAACAGACGCGTAAAATTGGTTGAAATCTGTATGGTATGATTTTCGACCTTTATGACAGTAATAaacgtacatataataaaacggTCAAAATCAAGAATaccatttttgaataaatatatatagctgtcttataatatattataaacataaagggtcctatataaataattatttaggcatatttattatgaataccgCCTTTTATCTACACGTTTACTGGTGGTCAcagttttcatatttattttttttcattattattattaggttagGTAAAACGAGCATAGTAATCCAGGACAAATATAAACTGGGCCTGCGATTACCTTTTTTGTTGTAAACTCGACCCGGAAATTGGAGACGATAAAATAGGTCGGTTGCGTAAACTCGGACCgatatttttgagtttttgacttaaaataagaaatatcgCCGAGTAAATAGTCAAACATACGgctttttacttaaaaaaaataaatttaacttacattattacactacaattgtacttatttttacgCTGAATACTCGAATGAAATTCAACACTGAAACATTTTAGCTacattttttcacaatttacaTTTGTATAGGTTACGGCGGGTTATGCATTTCatactatgaataataatatgaaaatgaaaataaagcagaataatttttggaAGATAATGAGAAACGTCGTGGTGTGTTCTGGGTAATACTAAATggttctcaaaaatattataagaaaattattaattagatataagataattttgggaaaatattttaatcgagctaaacttacaataaatcttatgaacattttttatttagtccGAGCTTACAATCGTCCATAAGCTAAAATAACAAGTTgcagtagtttttttttagaggcCATTAATACCTATTGCCGCTTCCACAATCTTCCTCAACGCTTCTTTATGTGTTACTACAagttttttaagtacctataataatataatatatgttaatattatataataataagaattatatttattaagacttacacataaacaaacaaattaactattaggaaaaaagttttaattttaatttgctaaTCTCGTATATGCACTCAACCATGGATTCAGATAATGGAATTATGAGGAATAAGGTATAGGAAACAACGAAATGATGAGTAAGAGATACCCGAGAATTCTAAAATTCATATACAAAAGGAAAAAAAGGCgagaattaatataaaatgtattacaaatgagtttattttagaaggatataatatatgtcacGAAAATGTCGTAAATGAGCAATAGGTATTGTTCAGTTTATGGAGCATCgggtattagtttttatttattcgacaCGATTGTCGATTACACTTGTCacttattcattattgtactataatatattatctgcaTTCAGTATTCGattcataaattgtatattcataatagtattttagtaaTCATTACTCATGCAAAAGAAGTCTACACGAGGATCGATCAAAACGGACGCGGAAGTTCTTCctggttatatatatatatatatattttttaaatcctgCACTTGGATATGatgaataaacaatataggtacacggGATATGTCTACCTATACTCTATAGCCAATATCACGATAATCATATTGCATCTAGTTTTTGGAgacttttatagttaaatgtttttaaaagttacttattttattgtgaaaataatatacaataacataatataataataacatttaataatattataatagtattttaaaaacaaggtgtagataggttttttttttgacggaAGCTTAAAAGCTCAACAACACTTATGtagatacacaaaataattgcGAGCAAAGTATCACTCGACGATAACGACGTCTGAGGTTCTacttaacaaattattgtagtataatttaCGTTCACGGGATAATCTATCAACTATCGACGtactatgtattttactatCTTATGAcgtttacacaatattattattattacttagcaGTAGTGctgtgaaaattataatgacgAACCAGAGATTAAAGCGTTATCGAAATTGCGATTTGTTTCACCTGATTGATGTCATTACAATAAATGGACGCGTCGCGTGTGTTTTTCACATTCTTCTTGCGGAACTGTCGCCACCGACAGCCGAAAAGAACGCACGTAAactgtattttactataattaaagtaaacgCGGTGTATCATCATATATTTTCGTTAGAGTATTTATATCCATCATACGGAAGTCCTCCAGCACAAACGCCACTGAagcaacattttattatatataatactcacGGTTTCACCGTCGATATTCAAAATGTTCCACAAAATATCCATTAACCATCTGAAATTGGTAAGTACATTTCTACATcaaattatgtgtaatattcaagttaagtgtaattttatagaaaaaaaaatttggtctTAAagtacagttttattttttattgttaaaattttagagacatattattatcatttttgattattaggGATGGTTGGATAGGGATGATCGGTTTATGtgacaatatttattgtatattttagacttacgtttttagtttttttcacttaaaataagtagttataaataaattgatttttaaaattagatatggttgaaaatgtttttagtatggttaaaaatttgaaaaattagaaatatcgaacaaaagttcaaatatgatataatatcaaatttgaattttttttaatttaactcatCTTAATgcatctaaatttattatgtatatagaaatttataaaaattcaaattatttgaccgatatcattattttaaaaattgagatatttaaaaattctatttataaacTGTGTTGTCAAATATTTGACATTGAtagagttatatatttattaatttattttttgtatttataaattttgtacagTTTTTCACTACCAGTGTCATGTCGTTTCAACAGTTCATTATTGGTGGAGTATTTGGTTTTTCTGCCGTCATACTACCACAACTTGAACTACCTAATGCTCTCGTCAAAGTTGACGGTGACCAAGCGTCCTGGATAGGTATGTATGCGTAAAGGGGTGGAATTCGTCTAACTttccaaaaaatgtaatttttcgacaacggtatataatatacattctcGAACCAAGCCAATAATAGTATtcgtaaaaatcaaatttactgtgtgtatttgtatacactccatatttaaaaattgtaatgggTACCAAAACTGTTATAATTGTTCACATTATAATAgcatatgtatgtaaaaatgtaaaatactaaattctcAGACAAGTGCaccgataataattataaaaacactcAATTATAGGCGATATTAGGAGTGAACTTTAAATACCATCCTATAGCATAGATACAGAGCAAAATTCCCAAAAATCCACGTCACAGATAATTTTACcaataaaacttttagtaatttcaaaatcaattttgttaaaaaatagtaattataaataaccaaCCTAATTcgaattttttggttttttattttgtttttttttttttattatctttatataagtatttggaaatttttaatattttccccTTAAAGTACAAACAAGATCTAATTTTCCATCTGAAACTTTCAttgaagattataaaaaaagtacgtTCATCGtttcgctcagaatctaatataatttcaagagCTAAACCCCTGTAAGCTATTGCTCCGATCCTTTTTCCGCTATGactcatattatatgaaacgtACTGCAGTACAAAAATCCTTCCATGCGAGgaaattacaaaatgaataggtatatattgaacgatattatacgcattcgttttattatttctatgaacagaatatctgaatatatttttctgcACATCGCGCattgtcattaaattttatttttttttgtttaaaatactacgaataaaatattttaccaaaagaaataaaaaacgtataaaatacttCTTAATCAAAACAATCTGAGCATCCTCGTTAACGACCCTTAATAAACACGATATCtctaatacctacctatttatattatatatattgtgaaacGTCACAGATAGTGTGAAAATAAGTTATGAATAGTAATATATGTTATGTGAAATTGTGAAGTACGAAcggttttggttttttttttttgcagcaAGTTTTCCGCTCCTGTTATGCCCCATTGGTTCGCTGGTGTTCGGCTATTTATCCGACAGATTCGGCCGGAAGCTGGCGCTACAGCTCACGTACGTACCTCTGATCATCAGCTGGTCGCTGCTCAGCAATGCCGAGTGCTTGAAAGACATTTACATCGGCAGAATGTTAACCGGACTGGCTACCGGTGAGTGTACTATTGTAAAATGATGTAATATAGGcgattatgttaattaataacgtAATCGTAATGAAAATAATCCGATAATTGACGAGTCTATATAAGAGATTATGAATTATGGGTCACTAATGCATTAGTGTAATCGCTAAGTTTCCGTTGCGTAAATCGACCGAATTTCATTGAAATATCAGatttatatggtttttttctctaataattaacataacgCGATATATACACCATCGTTTTTTTCCCTCTCGAACTTTGTAAGAAACTGGTCTTCGAAGGAATACGAAACTGGAAAACATTATGAATCTATTTGTTAGTGAACTATAGTACTTGAAGTACTTCTCCGTCTTTTATATATCGCAGTCACAGAATACGAGACCTGCATGTTTCGCACACacatattagtaatataggccaaaaagtataatgataatacgtACAAACAATGAAGGTTATGTGGCGGCGGCTTCTCTATTTCtgaagtgtataatataatattacattttaataatagtgcGGACTCCGGATGTACGGGATTTATATATGTTTGCTGCGATCTTGCGGGTATATCGGCTTGTCGTCATTAATTCGCGTCAAACGAGGAGTACAGTTTTCCTACAAAcacgaaattattatatatactacctCATTGGTATGTAGTGCAGATCGGAGTCTGTAAGTAGGCtcactatatatataggtgtagGTTATTGggcgataaataaaatataatatatcaaattcgCCTCTGGGTCGTTCATCGGAGTAGCGCTATATTGTCCGGtgacacatatatatttatgtacagtcAAAACCCTGCGTGTTGAGATGATACAAACCTCAAGTGGGCGTACATGCACGTACTTGGATGACACATGTgtgtgtacctacattatttgtgtgctataatttataggcGTGAATACATCCGTAATCCGACCCgtcagattattttattattattgttgttatacaaGACTTCTAATgcgttttaaagtatattgttgtatatacaGCCAAAACGTGAGAGATTTTCGGCAGAGTAATggtgtactatatataataataatttataataactataacggtatattatatattattatttattgtgtatataagaGGGATGACATGTGTTATTGTTAACGCCATAGCGCAGTATCGCTGTACGCAccctgattataataattagagagAAATCTATACCAATTATATACCCACGTGCGTCGgtcgcatataatatatatatacaacatgATTGATCGGACAATGGGCGGATGGCGCCCgttgaatttttgtttaccCTAAAATCATGTCGATTTTCATAGAACCGATATCTTATCCGGTACCAGTGTCGTAGTCTCGCGTatcatacgatattattaaaggAATGTAAGCCgagtaggttaggttagatttTGTTGGCCGTCGATTCCATTCTGATCTCGAAACGGATTTCAGTTCGCAGTGAAATATAACTAGATAATTACAAAAAGTTTATCGAACACGTgtcgataacgatttatcataCTATGGATTTCGATTTGTATACCGGAATGCactatatgttttgttttttttttttttaactgcaaAAGTCGAgcggttaaaataatatatgatgacCGCGTTTTTATATCGACCACTCTTCGAAGGATTAATTTTTACCCAaaggattttaattttacccgCTAACGTCGTCTAAAACCTGCAATATACGGTGGgatgaaataaattgaaatcagTCCTGTGCGAGGATAGTAAAGAGCAGCTGGATACGCATAACAAAATCGTTTTAATGCGTTGTGAACGAGAACATAAGGAACACAGCGAGCGCGATAAATTAAGGAGACTAACAGAGTATAGGCCGAAatgagaaaaattattaataataataataacaactcaCGTGTGTTTGGGGCGCGTTTCAGGCACCGGCGGCGTGATTTACGTGTACATCGCCGAGACGAGCCCGACGGACAGCCGGCCGTTCTTCCTGTTGATCTACACGCTGTTCGTGGGCCTGGGCCTGATGACGTCCGCGGTCCTTGGCGCGCTGTTCCACTGGCGCACGGTGGCCGCCGTGTACGCCGTGATGTGCGCCGTCGGTTTCGTCGCGCCGTTCTTCGTGCCGTCCACGCCCATGTGGCTGCGGGCCCGCGGCCGGGACGCGGAGGCCCGCAAGGTGGAACAGTGGTTCGGGTTCGAGCCGGACCGCATCGACGACCTGCCCacgctgccgccgccgccgtgcgCGGCCGCGGCCATGGCCACGCTGAGCCGGGCCGACTCGACGGTGGGCGCCGTAGTGGAGGCGAACAAGGGCTGCTGGGCCACGTACACCGGGCCCACCGTCTGGAAGCCCGCGCTCGCCGCCCTGGCGTTCTTCTGCTGCCAACAGGCGTCCGGGTTCTACGTGCTGTTGTTCTACTCGGTGGACGTGATGCGCGACTGCCGCGTGGCCGTCGACGGCATGACCGCGGCCGTGTACCTGTGCGCCGCCCGGCTGGCCGGCACCGTCGTCAGCCTCGTGTTCCAGTCCGCGCCCAAGCGCAGGCTGACCGCCGTCTCGGGGCTGGGCATGTGCGCGTCCATGTCCGCCGTGGTCGGTTACCTGTACGCGTACGGCGACGCGGCCGACCCGCCGCCGGGCGCCGACCTGCTGATCGTGCCGTTCCTGTCGTACGTGTTCTTCGCCATGTTCGCCGTGCTGCCGCTGCCGTGGAGCGTGTGCGGCGAGATGTTCCCGATGGCCGTCAAGGGCACCATGAACGGCGTCCTGTACTCGTGCGGTTACGAGCTCATGTTCGCCGCCATCAAGGTGTACCCGATGCTGGTGTCCACTTTCGGCATCCGGGCCGTGTGGACGGGTTGCACCGTCGCGTGCTTCGTCACCTCGCTGTTCGGCGCGTTCGTCCTGCCCGAGACCACCGGCATGACGCTCAACGAGATCGTCGACGGGTTCAGACCGTCCGGCGACAGAGCGCGCCGCGTCAAAAACGTCCCCGCCGTCAAGCCTCAAATACCGTAAAAACCCGACCGGCCCGTTCCACATCTGCACCGCCGCGGCCGAGGTCTTAAAGTATTATtcaccgtcgtcgtcgtcgtcgtcttcgtCAGCTGCAGCAGTCGCGGTGTCTCGTCCAAAAAAGTTCGGACCAACTATGGCGGTAGATCGTGGTCAGTGAACGATACCGCGCGATTTCAAAGGCCACAATCGTATAATACTATGTGCAAAGGACACGACACAGACGACGTAGCTGTAAATCCGACTTCgacatgtacctatatattcatACTATCACACTgcctattgtaaatatttaaaaaaatcatgttttacCCGAGCCGTGGTATACGAACGCGGTGATTGACTACAATACCGCGGTAAGACTGCATGTATACCATAGCGTAACAAAAGCAAAGCCTATAAGTCACGgtcgatttaaataattacctatcacTGTTCCGCGTGTGTTCCATATTTGGTATATTCctcatgtacctataataaaattatatattatattatattttgattttcgaCAGCGGTTAGGTCaagtgtacatataatataacgtgacGAACTTGATACGACCACAtgtctatatacatatgtttCTAATATGACATGATTTGTCAGTTGTTACGgagtatcaatattaaattgagtTACTCATTGTATTGACTCATTTTCAcaacaatgtaatataaaagtacTGGAAGTCTATCACACACCcctgtaaatatttacaatatcatataatatactaagtgTACTATTAGGACTAATCATAAAACTCAAATACGATACTTCctgtttatagtatattagtatcgATGCTCATCGCTATGGTCCctcacataattataattattgtaaaattgtatatttcttgtaaaaactgtattgttgtataaaagATGTTTCCTTATGTAGAACTATGCCCATCCTATAAAGTTgtaatagtagtaatattgtaaaaatattaaatgttatatattatgtattaaaaaaatttataagaattaataatattttttttttttttttttaaagagtaTAATTACGTATTTATTGTAGTAGGTATTACGTATGTTGGTGTAATTAATGCGACACGTCCGATGTTTACCaatcaagtattaaaatataacgttttgcataatgcaattaatattttttatgtaaattatagcttttaacgaaacataatatatttatacttactgtaatatatgtattatgaatttattatatagtgccGGTATACGTAGCGTACGTCCCATacatattgatttttgtatgtatttacttatattgtatatagaacTTCACTCGACTGGAAAACGCttcagtttatttttcatcagctttacaagtaaaaaatacaGACGATGCTACAGAAATTCtctatacaataaacaattacagttacaatttgtaattttcacaCATAGACAACAATTGATttctattgatatttttttaagtcatgGTCTGTGAAAAATTTGACTTATTAACATAACGCtggactattttaaatttataatactatcaataaaaatattgtattcttattGTATGCGGTCTTAATTACACTTGTTGTCTATCATGTAGGTATGTATCGAATCATTCCCATCCAGTCTACGATTAAACTTAACCCTAGGTAatcaaagtttttaataattatattaattgtttaccaaaaatttcaatttaattaatagttttatacatttttaaaggaaaattgacttattcaaattaatactcATGATTTTTAGCAGAACGTGGTGGAAAATGATAGagattacttatttaaatgaattttaagagacataaaattatattgtaatacataatgactaatgatattttaattaaatttaaaaaacatatggtAGCTGGATGCATATGACaagaatacttaaattatagaatattcatTTCttactgtttaataataaattagtatttaattaaaacttgcCTTATAGAAAGATTCGTTTTGGTATGCATGTAGGATTCTGTATGGATAATCATAAAAGCGATAGaaggttaataatatatcaataacattttcttGTTTGtcggattttatttttttttttataatattttggttgaACAgtgaacactataatataaatgacgGTCGTAATTTACACaagtcaaattaaaatttcgtatgtttttttttacaattcgtATATTAGCAGTATCAAATTCCAGCGAGTGCACAGccagtgaataatattattctcggaataatatcatattatagcatacctatacacaataataatatattataatagttagacgttaatagtttaaaaaaaaaaaaataataaaaaaaactgcagCACTTCGGCAGGTGTTGCAGCGACGGCGGGTATTGTACTACAGTATATGAAAAGAAATGTTTAGTCTTTGttcgcataatattaatttgacgtTCTTACAATCAATGtcgtttaaaaacttatattatcttatgaaaaaaaaaaaatacaataaaaatagtacacaTACAAAAAAGAGGAACTTGGGCTGTTAAACACATTCATAAATACTTCAGATAATTGTGTATATGTGGCTCAAAGTTTGATTACGAGATGTTTGGTTTGTTTTGTGGAGGGAAATTAGTAAAATGCTAACGGTAAAAAATCCTCGTTCGCACAGATCaccgaacatattattataataatatttgacatCAAACTTTACTGCGCACATATATCACAATCGAAATCCTTATATTATAGGCGCATATCAAACAAatgcgttaaaaaaaaataatataataataataataataataataataaaaaaaaataataataataataataaattatagttggcACTgtgcgtgtatata
The DNA window shown above is from Aphis gossypii isolate Hap1 chromosome 2, ASM2018417v2, whole genome shotgun sequence and carries:
- the LOC114127232 gene encoding facilitated trehalose transporter Tret1-like, coding for MFHKISINHLKLFFTTSVMSFQQFIIGGVFGFSAVILPQLELPNALVKVDGDQASWIASFPLLLCPIGSLVFGYLSDRFGRKLALQLTYVPLIISWSLLSNAECLKDIYIGRMLTGLATGTGGVIYVYIAETSPTDSRPFFLLIYTLFVGLGLMTSAVLGALFHWRTVAAVYAVMCAVGFVAPFFVPSTPMWLRARGRDAEARKVEQWFGFEPDRIDDLPTLPPPPCAAAAMATLSRADSTVGAVVEANKGCWATYTGPTVWKPALAALAFFCCQQASGFYVLLFYSVDVMRDCRVAVDGMTAAVYLCAARLAGTVVSLVFQSAPKRRLTAVSGLGMCASMSAVVGYLYAYGDAADPPPGADLLIVPFLSYVFFAMFAVLPLPWSVCGEMFPMAVKGTMNGVLYSCGYELMFAAIKVYPMLVSTFGIRAVWTGCTVACFVTSLFGAFVLPETTGMTLNEIVDGFRPSGDRARRVKNVPAVKPQIP